The following are from one region of the Gloeomargarita lithophora Alchichica-D10 genome:
- a CDS encoding DUF6464 family protein, protein MLSESIPTQIVLNPSAQMLGEFLLTDRPQPGSPVEVNGQLYTVLERRHCYQYRGGRYQLHKMALLVQTAHPDRNRWQGHWIIGNGQCKYNAQSELVRCAVNPLGSCQNCPSFEPASGTIRDGVSANPSC, encoded by the coding sequence ATGTTATCCGAGTCCATACCGACGCAAATTGTGCTCAACCCGTCCGCCCAAATGTTAGGGGAGTTTTTGCTGACCGACCGTCCCCAACCGGGCAGTCCGGTGGAGGTGAACGGCCAACTTTATACCGTCCTGGAACGGCGGCATTGTTATCAATATCGGGGTGGTCGTTATCAACTGCACAAGATGGCTCTGCTGGTACAGACCGCACATCCCGACCGGAATCGCTGGCAAGGCCATTGGATTATTGGCAATGGTCAATGTAAGTATAATGCTCAATCAGAATTAGTACGATGTGCGGTGAACCCCCTCGGATCATGTCAGAACTGTCCGAGTTTTGAGCCTGCTTCCGGTACAATCAGGGATGGTGTATCGGCCAACCCATCGTGTTAG
- the serS gene encoding serine--tRNA ligase, whose protein sequence is MLDLKLLREQPAQVREQLATRQQPIDLQPLLTLDEQVRLREKQRSQLQAESNDIGKQVGQLMRAGAEATPLTNLRHRGQAIKQTLASLEQEERELRQKLQEWLLQLPNLPALDVPVGADENDNIECSRWGDEYKSKIDILPHWEVAEKLHLFETERSTKIAQSRFITLWGAGAALERALIQWMLNWHTQRGYIEVLPPFLVNSQSLTGTGQLPKFSQESFACREDDLWLIPTAEVPVTNLYRDEILSVEQLPIYHCAWTPCFRREAGSYGRDTRGLIRLHQFNKVELVKIIHPETSAQEHEQLVQDATSLLEALKLPYRVMELCTGDLGFAAQKCFDLEVWLPAQKTYREISSCSNFGDFQARRAGIRYREPGKKGTEFVHTLNGSALAVGRTMAAILEQYQQADGRVHIPEVLQPILGREIL, encoded by the coding sequence GTGTTAGACCTGAAGTTGCTCCGTGAACAACCCGCCCAGGTACGGGAGCAATTGGCAACCCGCCAACAGCCAATTGATTTACAACCCCTGCTGACCCTGGATGAGCAGGTACGTCTGCGGGAAAAGCAACGCTCCCAACTGCAAGCGGAAAGTAATGACATTGGCAAACAGGTTGGGCAACTGATGCGCGCCGGGGCAGAAGCAACCCCGCTGACAAACCTACGGCACCGGGGGCAAGCAATTAAACAAACCCTCGCCAGTCTGGAGCAGGAGGAGCGGGAACTGCGGCAAAAACTACAGGAATGGCTATTACAATTACCCAATTTACCCGCTCTGGATGTGCCGGTGGGTGCGGATGAAAATGACAATATCGAATGTTCACGCTGGGGCGATGAATACAAGTCAAAAATAGATATTTTACCCCATTGGGAAGTGGCAGAAAAATTACATCTATTTGAAACCGAACGCTCAACTAAAATTGCCCAAAGTCGGTTTATTACCCTGTGGGGAGCCGGGGCGGCTTTAGAACGGGCGTTGATTCAATGGATGCTCAATTGGCATACGCAACGGGGTTATATTGAAGTTTTACCGCCTTTTTTAGTAAATAGTCAATCCCTCACAGGAACGGGTCAATTGCCCAAATTTAGCCAAGAGAGTTTCGCCTGTCGGGAGGATGATTTATGGTTGATCCCCACCGCCGAAGTGCCGGTAACTAACCTGTATCGGGATGAAATTTTAAGTGTAGAGCAATTGCCCATTTATCACTGTGCTTGGACACCCTGTTTTCGTCGAGAAGCGGGTAGTTATGGTAGAGATACGCGGGGTTTGATTCGTTTACACCAGTTTAACAAAGTAGAATTAGTAAAAATTATTCACCCAGAAACTTCTGCCCAAGAACATGAACAATTGGTACAGGATGCGACCAGCCTTTTGGAAGCCTTAAAATTGCCCTATCGGGTGATGGAATTATGTACCGGGGATTTGGGATTTGCGGCACAAAAATGCTTTGACCTAGAAGTATGGTTGCCCGCCCAAAAAACCTACCGAGAAATTTCCAGTTGTTCTAATTTTGGGGATTTTCAAGCCCGGAGAGCGGGGATTCGCTATCGGGAACCGGGCAAAAAGGGTACGGAATTTGTGCATACGTTAAATGGTTCAGCCTTGGCCGTAGGTCGGACGATGGCGGCCATTTTGGAACAATATCAGCAGGCGGATGGCCGGGTTCACATTCCTGAAGTATTGCAACCAATTCTGGGGCGGGAAATCCTATGA
- a CDS encoding NAD(P)H-dependent oxidoreductase has protein sequence MALDYVSTDLVKQQLNWRYATKKFDPTRKISPEIWAILEESLRLAPSSFGLQPWQFIVVNNPAIRNQLVEHSWGQKQVVNASHLLVLALQKHISPQDVDRYLARTAAVQGTPIENLQGFGNVIKGFLTQPPYPLNLEEWAARQVYIALGQLMTVAAFLGIDTCPMEGFIPAKYDEILGLHETPYRSVVVCPVGYRSEDDKNAQRPKVRYAKSDVFRYVD, from the coding sequence ATGGCTTTAGATTATGTCTCTACGGATTTGGTTAAGCAACAGTTAAATTGGCGTTATGCCACCAAAAAATTTGACCCGACCCGGAAAATATCTCCAGAAATTTGGGCAATTTTAGAAGAAAGTTTACGCTTAGCTCCCTCATCTTTTGGTCTGCAACCTTGGCAATTTATTGTCGTGAATAACCCGGCCATTCGTAACCAATTAGTCGAACATTCTTGGGGGCAAAAACAAGTTGTAAATGCGTCTCATTTACTGGTATTAGCTCTGCAAAAACATATTAGCCCCCAAGACGTGGATCGTTACCTAGCTCGCACGGCGGCAGTCCAAGGTACTCCCATTGAAAATTTGCAGGGTTTTGGCAATGTAATTAAGGGATTTTTGACTCAGCCCCCTTACCCTCTGAATTTAGAAGAATGGGCGGCGCGGCAGGTGTATATTGCCCTGGGGCAGTTGATGACCGTGGCCGCTTTTTTGGGCATTGATACCTGTCCGATGGAAGGTTTTATTCCCGCTAAATACGATGAGATTCTCGGTTTACATGAAACGCCCTACCGTTCAGTAGTAGTTTGTCCTGTAGGTTATCGCTCCGAGGATGATAAAAATGCCCAACGCCCAAAAGTTCGCTACGCAAAAAGTGATGTTTTCAGGTATGTGGATTAG
- a CDS encoding HAD family hydrolase, whose product MPNPPVLALDFDGVLCDGLNEYFTVSAQVYRELCPNIGCTSNLEPFRDWFYRLRPVITHGWEMPLLLHGLLGGEDIQEMETAWPQVRARLLATTGWTAQELGQQVDGRRDAWIERDEAEWLSLHEFYAGVVTQVQGWLAGAPFQPVIVTTKQERFVQALWSGVGVTWPEAWLYGKTLAQPKTEILRALQRQYGVMGFVEDRWEALTAVPKVAELQDIPLFLATWGYNTPQQAQLASPWGIQPLTLAEFCDPTYPWCRSND is encoded by the coding sequence ATGCCCAACCCACCGGTACTCGCCCTGGATTTTGATGGGGTTCTCTGTGACGGGTTGAACGAGTATTTTACCGTCAGTGCCCAGGTTTATCGGGAATTATGCCCTAACATTGGCTGTACAAGCAACCTAGAGCCATTCCGGGACTGGTTTTACCGCCTGCGCCCGGTGATTACCCACGGCTGGGAAATGCCCCTGCTGTTGCATGGTTTGTTGGGGGGGGAGGATATTCAGGAAATGGAAACGGCTTGGCCGCAGGTGCGAGCCCGTTTGTTGGCTACCACGGGTTGGACTGCCCAGGAGCTAGGGCAACAGGTGGATGGGCGGCGGGATGCCTGGATTGAGCGAGACGAGGCCGAGTGGCTCTCCTTGCATGAATTTTATGCAGGCGTGGTGACACAGGTGCAGGGATGGTTGGCCGGTGCCCCCTTTCAACCCGTCATTGTCACCACCAAACAGGAACGGTTTGTGCAAGCCCTCTGGTCTGGGGTGGGGGTCACCTGGCCGGAGGCATGGCTCTACGGAAAAACCCTAGCTCAGCCCAAAACCGAGATTTTACGAGCATTACAGCGGCAGTATGGGGTGATGGGGTTTGTGGAAGACCGGTGGGAAGCCCTGACGGCAGTGCCCAAGGTGGCAGAGTTGCAGGATATTCCTTTGTTCTTGGCTACTTGGGGCTATAACACTCCCCAACAGGCTCAGTTAGCGTCACCGTGGGGCATTCAGCCGCTTACCTTGGCGGAATTTTGCGACCCAACCTACCCTTGGTGCCGGAGCAATGATTAG
- a CDS encoding AI-2E family transporter yields MKIGEWFGLLILGISLYILWEIRFLLLLVFAAILVAVALDGVVNFLRRWRISQGMAIALTLFAFLAIITTLVIVIVPPFSKEFEELVKLFPKGFQAVARWLEELQMRILGETLFDFATNGDLFRQLQSFANPLLSRGINFFFDTLGGVLSVILILVLAVMFLADPAAYRQGFIRIFPSFYRNRVHTILKRCEVNLRAWMLGTLTAMSVVGILSFIGLSLLGVRLYFAHALISGLFNLIPNIGPTLSLIPPTVIASLDAPWKAIAVVILYFFIQQTDAYFVTPYVMSQQLELPPALTLMAQIFFTTFLGLPGLILALPLMVVCRVWIEEALVKDILDPWQQRG; encoded by the coding sequence ATGAAAATTGGGGAATGGTTCGGTTTATTGATCCTAGGGATTTCCCTTTATATCCTTTGGGAAATTCGTTTTTTGCTACTGCTGGTTTTTGCTGCCATATTGGTGGCTGTAGCCTTGGATGGGGTGGTTAATTTCCTGCGTCGCTGGCGCATTTCCCAAGGGATGGCGATTGCCCTCACCCTATTCGCTTTTTTGGCAATTATTACTACTCTGGTTATTGTCATTGTTCCCCCTTTTAGCAAGGAATTTGAAGAGCTTGTTAAACTATTTCCCAAGGGTTTTCAAGCGGTAGCCCGGTGGCTGGAAGAGTTGCAAATGCGGATTCTGGGGGAAACTCTGTTCGATTTTGCGACCAATGGCGACCTGTTCCGCCAATTACAATCCTTTGCTAACCCGTTGCTCAGCCGGGGAATTAATTTCTTTTTTGATACCTTGGGTGGGGTTTTATCAGTGATTTTAATCCTGGTTTTAGCGGTTATGTTTTTGGCTGACCCCGCCGCCTATCGCCAGGGCTTTATTCGTATATTTCCGTCTTTTTATCGCAATCGCGTGCATACGATTCTCAAACGCTGTGAGGTAAATTTGCGGGCGTGGATGTTGGGGACACTCACGGCGATGTCGGTGGTGGGCATCCTCAGTTTTATTGGTTTATCTTTGCTGGGGGTGCGTTTGTATTTTGCCCATGCGTTGATTTCCGGTTTATTTAATTTAATTCCCAATATTGGCCCGACTTTAAGTTTAATTCCCCCGACGGTAATTGCGTCTCTGGATGCTCCTTGGAAAGCAATTGCGGTGGTGATTTTATATTTCTTTATTCAACAAACGGATGCTTATTTTGTCACCCCCTATGTCATGTCCCAACAACTGGAATTACCGCCTGCATTGACCCTGATGGCGCAGATTTTTTTCACCACTTTTTTGGGATTACCAGGGTTGATTTTGGCGTTGCCTTTGATGGTGGTCTGTCGGGTGTGGATTGAAGAAGCTTTGGTTAAAGATATACTAGACCCCTGGCAACAACGGGGGTAA
- a CDS encoding TRAP transporter small permease subunit, with the protein MWHGINRLTLGAGWLAMALVPLLVLVGTWNVVGRYLGRWLGMNLTSNAFLELQWYLFSGIFLLGAAYTLYHNGHVRVDVLYNRWSDRRRAWVDLLATLLFLLPFVALLLWVTTPTVIAAWRIGEQSPDPGGLPRYWVKSLPLVGFGLLFLQGIAQAVRLGQFLRQNQR; encoded by the coding sequence ATGTGGCACGGAATCAATCGTCTTACCCTAGGGGCGGGTTGGCTGGCAATGGCACTGGTGCCCCTGTTGGTGCTGGTGGGGACGTGGAATGTGGTGGGTCGCTACCTGGGGCGCTGGCTGGGGATGAACCTCACCTCCAACGCCTTTTTGGAATTGCAGTGGTATTTATTCAGCGGTATCTTTCTGCTGGGAGCGGCCTACACCCTTTACCACAACGGCCATGTACGGGTAGATGTGCTGTACAATCGCTGGTCAGACCGCCGCCGAGCCTGGGTTGACCTACTGGCAACGCTCCTGTTTCTCCTGCCGTTTGTGGCCTTACTGCTGTGGGTGACGACCCCGACCGTGATTGCCGCTTGGCGCATCGGGGAACAATCCCCCGATCCCGGCGGTTTGCCGCGCTACTGGGTGAAATCCCTGCCTTTGGTTGGTTTTGGCCTCCTATTTCTCCAGGGCATCGCCCAGGCCGTCCGACTTGGGCAATTTCTGCGCCAAAATCAGCGTTGA
- a CDS encoding N-acetylmuramoyl-L-alanine amidase gives MTRWLIAGGILLVGAESAAALQVVYPPVNHQTTAPQIFLIGTHRPTEPVRVNGQVVLRSPAGHFAPSIPLALGDNPVQIQAGTQNLTLNIRRTLPPGQATPLIPAVDVAYLPGEPLCFEAMIPPTDGVKISLGTWQFELFPSLATPLLGNDAVLINSGKDIIPANNTKYRGCLRVGAPGLLGQPELLWGTQRWRSPGTVTILDPNRLPVATLTSEGIARTGPSTDYSRLTPLPAGTQDQVIAQVGDWVQLRYGGWVQLRQVTRQVTTYPPQSILRGVQSRIGQDWTEIHFPLTTAIPIEIHQEPGVVHLTLWHTTAQTDTIRLDNGAAVRTFTWQQRTPQQVRYSFYLKGDQAWGYRVHYQDNVLILALRHPPQVPANSLRGIKILLDPGHGGNADLGALGPDGTPEKQVNLPVSLGVAERLRHRGAEVIVTRTTDVDVGLAARVAQIQTQQPHLALSIHYNALPDAGNAWETQGIGTFWYHQQSHNLAVFLQHYLTQKAQRPSYGIFWNNLALTRPTVCPAVLLELGFMIHPQEFEWIIDPQAQIKLAQTLADGIESWLRQAVGTK, from the coding sequence GTGACCCGTTGGCTGATCGCCGGGGGCATCCTGCTGGTGGGGGCGGAGTCGGCGGCGGCACTCCAGGTGGTTTATCCCCCCGTCAACCATCAAACCACCGCCCCCCAAATTTTTCTGATCGGCACCCACCGCCCCACCGAACCCGTGCGGGTGAATGGGCAAGTGGTTTTGCGCTCCCCCGCCGGTCATTTTGCCCCCAGCATCCCATTGGCTCTCGGAGACAATCCGGTACAGATTCAAGCCGGTACCCAAAACCTCACCCTCAATATCCGCCGCACTTTGCCACCCGGACAAGCCACGCCATTGATCCCGGCGGTGGATGTGGCGTATTTACCAGGGGAACCCCTGTGCTTCGAGGCGATGATTCCCCCAACCGATGGGGTGAAGATCAGCCTGGGAACCTGGCAATTTGAGCTATTCCCCAGCTTGGCAACCCCTTTGTTGGGTAATGATGCTGTATTAATTAACTCTGGCAAAGATATAATTCCAGCTAATAATACAAAATACCGCGGCTGTCTGCGAGTTGGCGCCCCCGGCCTCCTGGGGCAACCGGAACTCCTCTGGGGTACGCAACGATGGCGCAGTCCCGGCACCGTGACGATTCTCGACCCCAACCGCCTCCCAGTGGCGACCCTGACCAGCGAGGGCATTGCCCGCACCGGACCGAGTACGGACTATTCCCGCCTCACCCCCTTACCAGCGGGCACCCAAGACCAGGTGATTGCCCAGGTGGGGGACTGGGTACAACTGCGGTACGGGGGCTGGGTACAACTCCGGCAGGTTACCCGCCAGGTCACCACCTATCCACCCCAAAGCATCCTGCGGGGCGTGCAAAGCCGGATTGGTCAGGACTGGACAGAAATCCATTTTCCCCTCACCACCGCCATTCCCATCGAAATCCACCAGGAACCGGGGGTGGTGCATCTGACGCTCTGGCATACGACCGCCCAAACCGATACCATCCGCCTGGATAATGGGGCGGCGGTTCGCACCTTTACCTGGCAACAGAGAACCCCCCAACAGGTGCGTTACAGCTTTTATTTGAAGGGTGATCAGGCGTGGGGCTACCGGGTGCATTATCAGGATAATGTACTGATTTTAGCCCTCCGGCACCCGCCCCAGGTGCCAGCCAATTCCCTGCGGGGGATCAAAATCCTGCTCGACCCCGGACATGGGGGCAATGCGGATTTAGGAGCCTTGGGGCCGGATGGCACCCCCGAAAAGCAGGTGAATTTGCCGGTTTCCCTAGGGGTGGCCGAACGTTTGCGGCACCGGGGAGCCGAGGTGATTGTGACCCGGACGACCGATGTGGACGTGGGGTTGGCGGCACGGGTGGCACAGATACAAACCCAGCAACCCCATCTGGCTTTGAGTATTCATTACAACGCCCTGCCCGATGCGGGGAATGCGTGGGAAACCCAGGGGATTGGGACATTTTGGTATCATCAACAAAGCCATAATTTGGCCGTATTTTTACAGCATTACTTAACCCAAAAAGCCCAGCGTCCCAGCTACGGAATTTTTTGGAATAATCTCGCCCTCACCCGCCCTACCGTCTGTCCAGCGGTTTTATTAGAACTCGGTTTTATGATCCATCCCCAGGAATTTGAATGGATTATTGACCCCCAAGCGCAAATTAAACTTGCCCAAACCTTAGCCGATGGCATTGAAAGCTGGTTGCGTCAAGCGGTGGGGACAAAGTAG
- a CDS encoding lipid-A-disaccharide synthase-related protein, with protein MKTILLLSNGHGEDLNASLIAQACQNLGARVLALPLVGAGQAYQRWGIPIIAPTRTLPSGGIFYMNTWLLVRDVLGGLLRLTWQQWRALQRVAATCDLLVAVGDGVPLSFARLSGRPYAAFIVSTSSYYEGELKLPGLTWWGLTASRCRRVFTRDEYTAQQLQKLGMQHATFAGYPIMDGLEPTGVPLDGSNHYPIIALLPGSRLPEAVENLQLLLGFCKYLFALRPQVQVWTALVSSFTDELLVQLATKQGWQYQGMQLLCPAGIVHCSYDRFVDILQASRVVVGMAGTAIEQAVGLGKPVVQIPGRGPQFTYRFAEAQMRLLGGSVQTVGKAPAGTSELRLAAEWVNRVIDDRDYLVQCFDNGRERVGRGGGAIGIAQELHRLTLGLM; from the coding sequence ATGAAAACCATTTTATTGCTCAGCAATGGGCATGGGGAGGACTTAAACGCCAGTTTGATTGCCCAAGCCTGCCAAAATTTGGGCGCACGGGTGCTGGCTTTGCCGCTGGTGGGAGCGGGACAGGCCTACCAGCGTTGGGGCATCCCTATTATTGCGCCCACCCGTACCCTGCCGTCCGGGGGAATTTTTTATATGAATACCTGGTTGCTGGTGCGGGATGTGCTGGGGGGATTATTGCGCCTCACGTGGCAACAATGGCGGGCACTTCAGCGGGTGGCGGCGACCTGTGACCTGCTGGTGGCGGTGGGGGATGGGGTGCCCCTCAGCTTTGCCCGCCTCTCGGGACGACCCTATGCCGCTTTTATCGTGTCCACTTCCAGTTATTACGAGGGGGAGTTGAAGTTACCTGGGTTGACCTGGTGGGGGTTGACGGCTTCTCGCTGTCGGCGGGTGTTTACCCGGGACGAATACACGGCGCAACAGTTGCAAAAATTGGGAATGCAGCACGCTACCTTTGCCGGTTATCCAATTATGGATGGCTTGGAACCGACGGGGGTACCGTTGGATGGGAGTAACCATTACCCAATCATTGCCCTGTTACCAGGAAGTCGTCTGCCGGAGGCGGTGGAAAATCTCCAACTTTTGTTAGGTTTTTGTAAATACTTATTTGCCCTGCGTCCCCAGGTGCAGGTGTGGACAGCGTTGGTGTCAAGTTTTACGGATGAACTATTAGTTCAATTGGCAACTAAACAGGGCTGGCAGTACCAGGGAATGCAATTACTTTGTCCTGCGGGAATTGTCCATTGCTCCTATGACCGGTTTGTAGATATTCTCCAGGCCAGCCGGGTGGTGGTGGGCATGGCGGGTACGGCGATTGAACAGGCGGTGGGGTTGGGTAAACCCGTGGTGCAGATTCCCGGTCGGGGACCCCAATTTACCTATCGTTTTGCGGAAGCACAAATGCGATTGTTGGGTGGCTCGGTACAAACCGTGGGCAAAGCACCAGCGGGAACGAGCGAGTTGCGCTTGGCCGCCGAGTGGGTCAACCGGGTGATAGATGACCGGGATTATCTAGTACAATGTTTTGACAATGGACGGGAACGGGTGGGGCGGGGTGGGGGAGCCATCGGCATTGCCCAGGAACTCCACCGTTTAACTCTAGGTTTAATGTAA
- a CDS encoding zinc metallopeptidase, giving the protein MFYFDPLYLILTIPALLLGLWAQSRVKSAFEQYAQVGTRLTGARAARTLLDRYGLSNVRVERVDGFLSDHYNPLTRELRLSPTVYDGATVASVGVAAHEAGHALQHAQGYLPLQFRSAIVPGVVVGSWLGPMLFFVGFIFNSLRGLAWIGVAVFGLVALFSLVTLPVEFDASHRAKKLLVAEGILDTQEMTGVNAVLNAAALTYVAAAVQAVMNLLYYVILLTGGRRQD; this is encoded by the coding sequence ATGTTTTATTTCGACCCGTTGTACCTAATTCTGACCATACCCGCACTGCTGTTGGGCTTGTGGGCACAGTCGCGGGTAAAATCAGCATTTGAGCAGTACGCCCAAGTGGGAACCCGTCTGACCGGTGCCCGTGCCGCCCGGACACTTCTGGATCGCTATGGATTGTCCAATGTGCGGGTGGAGCGGGTGGATGGTTTTTTGAGCGACCACTACAATCCCCTTACCCGGGAGTTGCGCCTGAGTCCCACGGTCTATGACGGGGCGACGGTGGCTTCCGTGGGGGTGGCGGCGCACGAGGCCGGTCACGCCCTGCAACACGCCCAGGGGTATCTCCCCCTCCAGTTCCGGTCAGCGATTGTGCCTGGCGTGGTGGTGGGCAGTTGGCTGGGGCCAATGCTATTTTTCGTGGGCTTTATCTTCAATTCTCTGCGGGGTTTGGCCTGGATTGGGGTAGCGGTTTTTGGCCTAGTCGCCCTGTTTTCCCTGGTCACCTTGCCGGTGGAATTTGATGCGAGTCACCGGGCGAAAAAGCTGTTGGTGGCGGAAGGGATTTTAGACACCCAAGAGATGACCGGGGTAAATGCGGTATTAAATGCCGCCGCCCTCACCTACGTGGCCGCCGCCGTACAAGCGGTGATGAATTTGCTGTACTATGTCATTCTTTTAACCGGGGGACGACGGCAGGATTAA
- a CDS encoding DUF4855 domain-containing protein codes for MPYFPPKQPEFNYLHHLALMYGNAQTPWTVDDLSFYVAHQSAPGAWHDWLFDSFLFLNICSKNGRDYRADINLGTSMSGEGDFFAACSPQPAGVHEWEELLDFYVDSVQTLNQTIKQLVPQISTPLTHPRNVVLMVPYPHITQGDFGRSGWNFSTQGQNLDQATRQRLAACEWFITELKQRLPQFEYVHILGVYWMFESVFRSWEVDDHWLLKELRPFIHRLGYKFFWIPFYSTYNIHLLDAYQNYYFDLAFLQPNYMFYQRGVDLIQAAQAAQKREAGIEIEYYLELDEPIAVQGERQRRFREYLNGGVTQGYMVSAACAYFLGQKSLERMVVHPDPQEREFYQDIYQFIRGTYTLKPLR; via the coding sequence ATGCCCTATTTCCCCCCGAAACAACCGGAATTTAATTATTTACACCATCTGGCTCTGATGTATGGCAATGCCCAAACCCCCTGGACGGTGGATGATCTCAGTTTTTATGTTGCCCATCAATCCGCCCCAGGGGCTTGGCACGATTGGTTATTTGATTCTTTTTTGTTTTTGAATATTTGTAGTAAAAATGGCCGAGATTATCGGGCAGATATTAATTTAGGCACCAGCATGAGTGGGGAAGGGGATTTTTTTGCCGCCTGCTCTCCGCAACCAGCAGGAGTACATGAATGGGAAGAACTCCTGGATTTTTATGTGGATTCTGTACAAACCTTAAACCAAACCATTAAGCAGCTTGTCCCCCAGATTAGCACACCTTTAACCCACCCCCGGAATGTGGTTTTGATGGTTCCGTATCCCCATATTACCCAAGGGGATTTTGGTCGGTCAGGGTGGAATTTTTCTACCCAGGGGCAAAATTTAGACCAGGCCACCCGGCAACGATTGGCCGCTTGCGAATGGTTTATCACTGAATTGAAACAGCGTTTGCCCCAATTTGAATATGTGCATATTTTGGGAGTCTATTGGATGTTTGAAAGTGTCTTTCGCAGTTGGGAGGTGGATGACCATTGGTTACTCAAAGAATTACGTCCATTCATTCATCGCCTGGGATATAAATTTTTCTGGATTCCTTTTTATAGTACCTATAATATCCATCTTTTGGATGCTTATCAAAATTATTATTTTGACTTGGCTTTTTTGCAACCCAATTATATGTTTTACCAACGGGGAGTAGATTTAATTCAAGCGGCACAAGCGGCACAAAAACGTGAGGCCGGTATCGAAATTGAATATTATTTAGAACTGGATGAACCGATTGCAGTGCAAGGGGAACGCCAGCGACGGTTTCGGGAATATTTGAACGGGGGAGTCACCCAGGGTTATATGGTTTCAGCGGCGTGTGCCTATTTTCTGGGTCAAAAATCCCTGGAGCGAATGGTCGTCCATCCTGACCCTCAAGAGCGAGAATTTTACCAGGATATTTATCAATTTATTCGGGGCACTTACACCCTCAAACCGCTTAGGTAA
- a CDS encoding phycobilisome rod-core linker polypeptide gives MTLPLLAYRPTTQNHRVRTFGRAELNEDSPRIYRLENVGTPDEMNGLIWAAYRQIFSEHVILKSCRQVTLESQLKNRAITVRDFIRGLAQSNPFYRLVVATNNNYRLVDVCLRRILGRQAYNQAEEITWSIRIATQGFNGLVNELVDSDEYTENFGDNTVPYQRRRMEGRPFNLVTPRYGSDYRAKVGIGQIDWNHVLIRYYQKRAQERIQMFPQAGDPEQYRTLARRVETRPQSNPAVTVKELDFLAKVPRRR, from the coding sequence ATGACTTTGCCTTTGCTCGCCTACCGACCCACCACCCAAAACCATCGGGTACGGACTTTTGGCCGCGCCGAACTGAACGAAGACAGCCCCCGGATTTATCGCTTGGAGAATGTGGGCACCCCCGATGAAATGAACGGGCTGATTTGGGCGGCCTACCGGCAAATTTTTAGCGAACACGTGATCCTCAAATCCTGTCGTCAAGTCACCCTGGAATCCCAGTTAAAAAATCGGGCAATTACCGTGCGGGACTTCATCCGGGGTTTGGCACAATCCAATCCCTTTTACCGGCTGGTGGTGGCGACGAATAATAACTATCGCTTGGTAGATGTGTGTTTACGGCGGATTTTAGGCCGTCAAGCCTATAATCAAGCTGAGGAAATCACCTGGTCAATCCGCATTGCCACCCAGGGATTTAATGGTTTGGTGAATGAACTGGTGGACAGCGATGAATACACGGAAAATTTCGGTGACAATACCGTGCCCTACCAACGGCGCCGCATGGAGGGTCGTCCCTTTAATTTGGTCACGCCCCGCTATGGCAGTGACTACCGGGCGAAAGTGGGCATTGGTCAAATTGACTGGAACCATGTGCTGATTCGTTACTACCAAAAACGGGCGCAGGAACGCATCCAAATGTTCCCCCAAGCCGGTGACCCGGAGCAGTACCGCACCCTGGCCCGTCGGGTGGAAACCCGCCCCCAATCCAACCCGGCGGTGACAGTAAAGGAATTGGACTTCCTGGCCAAGGTTCCCCGGCGGCGTTAG